TTGCATATGCAGAGAGCAGCAGATGCTCACAGTCGTGCTCAGTTCATTTCCATCATAGAGTTGGACTTCTTACAGAACTCCAGTTTCCAAGGCACTTTTACCACTTAGTTTTTCTGAGAAGTGTACCATTTAAGGCTCCTGAAAGCGGCAATCATTAGCATCCAAAAGGTATTCAAGTTTATTCTTTCAGTCTTCTCCATAAATGATTAGTGATCCCAATTTCCTCATATCCCAATGAAGCAGAGATCCAACCATGTAAAGTGGTGTAAATGCATCACTCCAGGAAGATCACAGCTAGGAGGGGAACTCACGTCCaagctgctactgctgctgcttttGCCACCTCTCCCATCCCCTGAGCACCTTTTTATCTGTACCACGCAGGTGCTGGCCAGTTTGTAAGTGTTGGCATGTATGTCGAACATGGCTTAAGTTAGAACAATCGCCGCATGCCTGTCATCCATTTTAAAAGTGAGCCTTAATCCCTATAGCAGCTTCATGACTGGTGTTATAAGGAACCCAGAAGAGAACACAGGCTCTCAAGAATGTTTTTTACTTGGAGAGGGCTCACTGTTTTGCAAGGGGGTATATCATTTTTGCATGGAAGCAACCATTAAGTTCTTTCCATCATTCTAACTTTAATAGCTGGGTTGTGTGGCTGTGCTTTTCTTGACTCCTGACTTCTTTTGGGCCTGTAGGAAGAGCCTGGGCAGTGGGCCCTGCCTTGGGGTTCTCACTGTGCCCTCacattacttttcatttctttgacatCTTTCTCATTCAAAACGACGAATGAACCTTTGTGCTGTGCAAGTTGTAGTATTCAGTGACAGGGTATTATGAGCTCTTTGTGCACATAATTCCATGTTATGAAAACCTTTCACCAACTTCTTAAATTGGCTGGTTTGAAGTGCACATTGTGTTATGGCATAATCTGTATTATTAAGAATATGAATTGGGGAATTAGCATTAGATCTTTCAGAAAGAATTGGGAATTCAAAGAGAAAGATTTCCCTTCATTCTTCATTCTTGATTTAGGGTATGTTATTTAACATGTCATTTCTTCTAAGTATctgacttcagtttcttcatgggACTTGCTGAGATGATTTCAAAACTTTTGTTTAACTATATTTTGGGAACATTTACCAAGatgtttctttaagaaaataatccTTTCTTCAATTGCTGCTGTTTCTGAAAGATAAACCAGACTTTGTGATTTATTATAAGCCAAAGATATGGTCTGTAATAAATAGTGTTGCTAGACAGACACTGTACAGAGCACATCATTGAGGTTGAGTCTCCATCTTTAGGAGCTTGGCATCAACGGCAAAGAACGTGAGCACATAGGAAGATACGGGAGATATACTGACAGTGGAATACTAAGACGCTGACTAATATGTGTGTCTCTTTAACAGGACTTCACTCAcataattttgaatttattcCATGAGCTAAGACACAAAGTCATACTAAGGAATAAAACATTTCCTGGAGTTCAAGAATTTCAGGGTTACCTTCTTGCCTCATGAACGCTCTTAATTCACCCTTTCACTTTATTTGTGCATTTCAATTCAATCGATTCTGTTTATTGAACAGCAGATCAACAAACTTCTGTTTGTTGAGGTGCAGATTCTCTGGGCAAGCTCTAGGCTACCTCTCAGATACATCCTCTATTGCTGTGtgacaaattaccccaaaacttagtggcttaaagcaacttAGAGGCTTTGCTGGGTGGGTTGGGTTTGGGTGTCTCATGAGATTGTGGTCAAGGTGCCGAGTGAGGCTGCAGTCGCCTGAAATCTTGGCGTCCCAGATGACTCACTTTGCTGGGAAGTTGATACCAGATGTTATAGGAAGATGACTCACTTTGCTGGGAAGTTGATACCAGATGTTATAGGAAGATGACTCACTTTGTTGGGAAGTTGGTACCAGATGTTATAGGAGGCCTCTTCTCCTTGCCATGAGGGCTGCAGTCTTTCCCAGAACAAGTGGCCCAAGAGAGATCAGGGCAGAAGCTGCCATGTCTTTTTCACCTGGCCTCAGGGGTTAGACTCTGGCATCTCCTTTGGCTCCAGGGATCAGCGCTGTTCAGTGTGGGAACATCTATCTAGGGTGTAAATACCAGGAGGTGAGAATCGGGAGGCCATCCTGGAAGCTGGTTATGGTAGCCCCAGATATTTAGAGGTGAGTCTGCCCCACTGTTTCCCCTCCTCAGGTAAGCAAGTTTCCACAGGATAGTCCTCACTTAAAGAAATAAACCAGCTGATTGGAAGAACCTTTGACAAGCAGTTTCCCAGTGTGCTGCTCGGTACATGCACACGCCTGTTATCTGACAGCTTGCAACCCCAAGCCTCACTCCCTTCCTCCAGCCTCTCCGTGAGGAACTCTTATCGAGCGCCCATTGTGTACTTCATCGTTCCTTACCGAGGTCACCTCAGTATGAGGAAAATCGAGGATGTGGGTTACCCTCACGAGCTGGCTTCAACTCCCTCTCAGTTTTCTGACTTCAGTCTCCGTGGAAAGAATCCTGGGCACCTCATCCATTGCTGGTGGCCCTGTGATGAGTACAGGGAGTGTGGATCCTGTCGGAAGCTGGCTCGTGTGCCCAGGAAGCCACTTTCTCTGCACCTGCAGCCTCGCTTCTGGGGTGGGTTGAATTGTGTACACCCAATGCATATGTTGAAGTTCAGAtccctggtacctgtgaatgtgacctaatttagaaaaagggtctttgcaggtgtAATTAGGTAAGATGAGAtcacagtggagtagagtgagcCCTCCATCCAAAATGGCTGGTGTCCTTGtaaaaagagaagagacacagagacagaagaACACAGAGGAAAGACAGCCACGTGACAATGGGGGCAGAGACTGCTGTGATGCTAGGAAGAAGCTGGGGAGGACCCTTCCCAGGAGCCTTTGAAAAgaacatggccctgctgacagTTTGTTCTtgggcttctggcctccagaaccaaGAGATTatcaatttctattgttttaagtccCCCAGTGCTTGGTACTCTCTTACAGCATCCCTGGCAAACTGACACACCATCCAGGGAAATTACATCTGATGGTGTTGTTACTGCTTCACGACTCTTGGAAGCGGTTTAGCAGGAGGGGAGGTATGGGAATTGAAGGAAATCATGTCACCTGCACTTGGTATTTGCAAGTCAGCCAGTTtctttgagagagaaagaaagcaattaGAGAAGAGAATAATATTGATAATAAGAACAACAATAAGAATTACTGTGTATATGTGATTAGCCAAGCACTTAAGAACTTTACTTGCATTCATTAAAAAATTCCTTGCATCAACCTGACAGAAGGAACGTAGAAGAACAAACAGTAGATGAGGATATTATTTGACCAAGGACTCTGAGAGGAGTATTGCTCGTGTACAAATGTTAGGACTTGAGGGGTCCAAGTCCTGAACCAATGAGCCGACGGAGATCCAGATACCAGCCCTCGGTGCTGGGCAGTGCTGCGCCCCTCAGGCCTCTTGCACAGACGGGGTCCTGCCTGCTGAGCAGTGGGCAGTCTCCCAGAAAGAGGCTTAGGAGGGGGCTGAGCAGTTCCTCCTCCCAGTTACCCCTGTTTTGGAGAGGCTGGGAGTGCACTCACGCAGGGAAACCCAGGGTGGTGGGGCTGCCCCTCACGGCCACGTGGGGAGGCTTGACTTTTGCTGAGGCTGGGTTGGAGAAGGCACGGGAAACTTGGGGATTGCAGGAGCCCCTTTTAATACAAAGAAGCCCAGTCAAGACCAGTGGGATTTGTCTATGATCCAGTAAGTGTTTTCCTTGTATTCAGTTTAAGGGAGGAATTGACCTGGGCATTGAGGAGCCATTTCCAGGGAGCTGGGGAGCCCAGCAGGAACAAAGGGGCCAGCGCCATCTCTCCACGCACCCCCGGGGGTCAGGAGCCAGCGCCATCTCTCCACGCACCCCCGGGGGTCAGGAGCCAGCGCCATCTCTCCACGCACCCCCGGGGGTCAGGAGCCAGCGCCATCTCTCCACGCACCCCCGGGGGTCAGGAGCCAGCACCATCTCTCAATGCACCCCCGGGGGTCAGGAGCCAGCGCCATCTTTCCACACACTCCTGGGGGTCAGGAGCCAGTGCCATCTCTCCACGCACCCCTGGGGGTCAGGAGCCAGCGCCATCTCTCCATGCACTCCCGGGGGTCAAGAGCCAGGGCCATCTCTTCACGCACTCCCGGGGGTCAAGAGCCAGGGCCATCTCTTCACGCACTCCCAGGGGTCAGGGTTGTCACAAAGTGTCCTCTGGGTGGCACTGACTACCACCTGGAGCTGCCTTTCACAGGGAGCCCTCGTCTGCCTGCGGGGGCCTTTGGAGATGTCCACAGAGCTGAGTCTCCAGGAGACGCCGGGGAGGGTGGGCCAGGAGTGCTGACCATGGGCAGCCGTGCCGGGAGAGCCCGCACCCGACTCTGGAAGGGTcgccttttcttcttcttcttccttttctatttacCTGGATTGAAATGACTTTGAATCCCACCATTTTTCAGTTTACATCCACGTGTTCTCCGCCTTGATTGTGATCATCGCTGGGGCCttcgtcatcaccatcatctacAGGTCTGTCCCTTTGTTCTTCacagggagggtggggaggaggggactTGCCTCTCCTGGCCGCAGCCTCCTGCCTGCCTGGGCTCCTTCCGGCTTGGTGCTGCTGGGGTGACTGAGAACAGCTCTCCGTGAGCCTAGGAAAGGGAACTGGCCAGGCAGGGAGGGCCCCACTGATTTTCTCCAGAGTGCTTGTTGATGAAAATCATAACCCACATTTAGTGAGCACCTAAGACTCTAAGCGCTCTGCTCAGCCTTTTCAGCCCTCGCAGCCACTGATGATGTAAGTGAACTTACTGTCCCCGGATTGGGATGATTGATGCAGCATCGAGGGGGTCCCAAGGCTGATGGATGGGGCAGTGAGGCTCTAACTCAGGCTCCCAGTTGTCTCAGAGTGCCTGAAGCCAAGGCTGCCTGCACCTCTTGGCCTGTGGCCTGCGTCCTCATTGCAGGGTGTCAGGGTTTGGAGGTGTCTCAGAGATGAGTCTACTCCCTCTCATTTTAAAGGTGAGGAAATGCAGAcctggggggccaaggcagcaggTGGCTATTCCCAGGGCAGGGCTGGAATCCAGCATCTCACTCCCCGGCCACCACCTTCGCCATGAGCCCACTCTGTGACATGCATACAAGCCCCTGAGATTATTCGAGTCTCTTTGTCCAGGACTGAGTAAAGGCATTTTCCTACCATGAGTGGTGCTATATGCTGTCTTACGTGTGTTAATCATGAAGATGAGCTGGCAGTAGCCTGCAGTGCACAAACACCTTGCCCCTGCCCGGAGCTGTCTTTGGGAGTCTAGCTGCCTCATACAGTCATCTGTTTGGAGCCTGCACAAGAAACTAAAatgaggctggatgtggtggctcatgcttgtaatctcccagcactttgggaggctgaggtgggaggatcacttgagcccaggaggtggaggctgcagtgagccgtgtttgtgccattgcactccagcctggatgacagagcaaaactgtctcgaaaaaaaagaaaaaaaaaagagagagagagaaagaaacgaAAATGAGAACTATTACATCAAAGCATTTAccttaaaaaataagtatgcaTGATCAGGAACCTATGTTTTCAGAGGGATGTCCTGGTGGGTGGAAGGGGGGAACTGGAGAGTTTTCCATCTGTAACTTCCCTGACTGTGATAAAACCCTCTTCCCATCAGAGTCATTCAGGAGAGCAGGAGAGAAAAGGCCATCCCTATGGATGTCGCACTGCCACAGAAGTCCAGTGAAAAGGCGGAGGTGGCCTCATCCAGCAGCAAGTTAGGGCTGAAGCCTCCGAGTCCTGGGCCTCCAAGTGCTGGGCCCTCGATGAAGAGTGATGAGGACAAGGATGATGGTGAGAAGCTTCTGGAATGATCCTCAGCCTAAGGTCGAGGGCGTGGCTCTGTTCCCTCGGGAGACCTTCCCTGGGAAGGGGTTCAGCATCTACACAGGCCCTTCAACCTCAGTGATCAGTGTTGCAGTTTGTTCAAAATTCTAATGTACCCAACATTGGAGGTTTAGGTTTGCAGGGTGGGTGTGGCTGTCAGTGTGAGTTTCCTTCTGTGAGTCTTGTCCTCCCCCTTCCCATCCCCTTCTGCCTCCCTGTCATTTCACCCTCTGGCGGGACCCTCAGTGTTAGTGTGGGAAGCTCCTGGGGAGGGGGGGCAAGAGTCCTGCAGAACCTGCACATTTGATCAGGTGACTTCCTGTGGGATGGCTGCAGGGCTGCTGTGGGTACTCTTTGTGGCACCCTGGCCGCGTGGTGGTCTTGGTTGTGCAGGGAGGCTGCCGGGCTGCCGTGGGTATTCTCTGTGGCACCCTGGCCGCGTGGTGGTCTTGGTTGTGCAGGGAGGCTGCCGGGCTGCCGTGGGTATTCTCTGTGGTGCCCTGGCCGTGTGGTGGTCTTGGTTGTGCGGGGAGGCTGCCGGGCTGCCGTGGGTATTCTCTGTGGCACCCTGGCCGCGTGGTGGTCTTGGTTGTGCGGGGAGGCTGCCGGGCTGTTGTGGGTATTCTCTGTGGCACCCTGGCCGCGTGGTGGTCTTGGTTGTGCAGGGAGGCTGCTGGGCTGCCGTGGGTATTCTCTGTGGCGCCCTGGCCGCGTGGTGGTCTTGGTTGTGCGGGGAGGCTGCCGGGCTGTTGTGGGTATTCTCTGTGGCGCCCTGGCTGCGTGGTGGTCATGGTTGGAGAGGTGGACGATCACTCTATGCCTGCTTCGGTTTCCAGGAAGGAAAGTTGCTCATATGTTGGTTTACCTGCTTTGAGGGCCCTTGGAGGTTGCTGGTTGCTTTTCCTAGATCAGCACCTTGTCAGGTTAGAGAAAGAAACATCTCAAATGGTAATCCTTATCTTCAGAGATGTTTGTACAGGATACGAATGGCCTGGCCTTACCCATTGTTACCAAGTACACTTGGCTTTACAGGGACCATCAGGAAAATCAGGAGGCAGGGCGAGAGGGCGACCCACACTTGATTTCAGATCTGGAATGCCTGGCCCCTAACCGAGGCTGCATCTGTGCAAATGAGGCTTTCCTGCAGGACAGATGTTTGCCTGGTTAAGGGAGCCTCCTGTGTAGTGAGACGATGTGGGAGGAAGAGTGTTTTACTGTCCCCTGGAATGCACTGAGAAACACAGGGGAGGATACGGCCATCCCCAAAACTGGCTTTTGAATCAATCATTGCCAATCGGACACCATGTAGATGGGTTCAAAGACCCTGATGAAATCTTTTTGGGACTGCTGAGTATTCCATTTGAAAAAAcaattcttcttttctaaaaatcTAGTAACAGTGACAATAACAGAAGCCGAAGAAACTGAGGACTGACTGAAACACATGAAGAAGCGGAGATTGGCAGAATTATCCAAATGAAATGGTACAGCAGGTGCACTGTTAACAGTGTGATGGAATGACCacccaatgagaaaaaaataaaggtattttGAAAATTGCTTCTCGTCCGATGTTGCTTATTCattgctatatttttattttaggagagAGAAAGCCTGTGGGGTAGGAGAGTGGGAACCTGAACTTTCAGTTTTTAATGGCACTGCTTGTCACTAATATTAACACTATGGGGACTCACAGCATGGGCTCAAGGTGGTGTCATCCAGGTCTCCTTTTCAGAAGGCAGGCTGCACTTTCACCAAAAGTGGGCTGCCACACGGACACAGGTGGTTCAAGACTCTGGCATTGGCTTTGCTAGGACTTAGTCATGCTGCGAGGGAGGAGCAGCGTCCGGATCTGGATCTGAGAGGCCCCAAAGCATAGGCCGTAGCTGCCTGAGAGCCCCTCATGCAAGGCAGTGCGCTCAGTCCCAGAGTGGCCGACAGATGCTCAGAGGCACGCCCAGGCCGGCCCAGGGCAGCCCACGGATCTTGGAGGCTCCATTTTCTCACCTCAAAAATATGCATTCTACACAGGAACTGTGGCCCTTATGCCCACGCATTGCAGCTTTAAAAAAGGATGATAAACAATCCGGATAGACCAGACGCATCCTGCTCCAAGGATTATTTAGATGAGAAATCAGTTTGCATGAGCCCCTGGAAGCCCCTCATCTGCTTTCTGGCTGGTAAACCTTGTCAGCTGCTGATGGGCTTGGCCCAGGGTCTGCACTGCTGTAGGGCTTCCTGCAGGGGGAGGTTATGGGCCTGCTGTTAGCCCCTTTCTTCTCACGGGCAGTGATTGGCTGGCCTTAGGCCAATCGGGCTCTTGTATTGGTGTAGATCAGGTGtcagcacactttttgtaaaaagCCAGAGAGCCGGTATCTCAGGCTTTCAGTTCGTAAGGTCCCTCCACTGCTTGGCTCTGCGGCTGTAGCGTGAAGGCAGACACCAATGATGCCTCCATGAAGGACGTGGCCTTGTTCCAAGAAGACTTTCTTATGGAAGCCAGTGATGGGCTGGACGCTGCCTGCAAGCTGTAGTTGGTAAACCCCCAGGCTAGAGATGTTAGAAATGTGTTttggagctgggcgtggtggctcgtgcctgtgatcctagcactttgggaggctgaggtgggtggatcacctgaggtcaggagttcgggaccagcctggccaacatggtgaaaccccatctctactaaaaatacaaaaattagctggacgtggtggcacatgcctgtaatcccagctacacaagaatctgaggcaggtgaattgcttggacctggggggcggaggttacagtgagctgagatcataccacttcactccagcctgggcgacagagcgagagtccatcagaaaaaaaaaaaaaaaaaaaaagagagagaaagaaagagagaaagaaaaagaaaaaaatgtgttttggagGTCAGTCACCTGGGATCTGAGCACTCCTTAGACTGTCTTCAAATAAAGCCTTGGCCAATGACTGGGAATGGGTTTTGGCAAGAACCTAGAGCTGTGCAGATGGGGCTCAGCGGCCCTAACTGGCAGAGTCTCTTTGCACGATGTTTCCAGCATGGCCCGGACCATCCCTTGCAGAGACGAGGCAGAATGGATGCCCCCACAAAATAACACTAAAAGCCACAGGTTTGGCCAGAGGCACGCCAACTTCTTAGCTTTCATCCTCAGGAGGAAGCAGCACACAGAACGGCCTCCCGGCAGCCACGCTTCCTGGACAGTTGGGTCTTTGCTGCCTGTGACTCCCTTGATGACTCCTCGTCACTAGAGAGCAAGTTACTAGGTGGAACACGTCCACCTTTGTGGGCCCCTTTGCTGAAGCCCTCAACCCTGCCCCCTTCCCTGAAAACAATCAAGATCCAGCCTGAAAAAAGTGCCAGGTTATTGGTGGACTGGATGCTCGTCAGAGACGTTAGGGGTCACCTGGGGTCTCCGGTTTGGGAAGCCCCTGTGACTCACTAGGGTGTGGGTCGGGGGAAGGGCTTCCCCATGTGTGGTTTGGGGACTGGCCCTGCTAAGGGCAGTCGGGTAGGGAATGAAGGAAGGGAAGCAGTTCAGTGTGCAGCTGGGAAGAGGACCAGGCCCCAGGGACTGCGTCTGCCAGGGACCCCCAGGAGAAGGGCCAGAGCTCCTAAGTGCAAGTGAGGCTGGTGGGCACGTGGCCCCATCAGGGACAGCCAGCCATGGCCTGGATGTGTGACAACCCTGCACAGGCCAGGGCCTCTGCCCTTGCACAGTTGGTGCCCTGTTGAGCGAGGTGAAGGCCAGACAGAGCTGCCAAAGAAGCGCTTCACAGGCAGTGGCTTCTCACAGAACCCCTGGCCGGCACCCACGGGCACAGCTAGTTGTGGCCAAGCTCAGAGTCAGTTTGGGAGAGGGCAACCCAAAGACACAAACAAGCAGGCATGGTTTGTTGGGGTCACCAGATAGGCTGCCATAGCCATAAAATATGTCCCTTGGTTAGAGGTGACTTTGCTGATGTCAGCAGAAGTACTGTGAGCAGGGAAGGCAAATACACACCTGggatattgtctatggctgcgaAGATTCAGTGTTGTTCCTTTCATGATGGAAGGGCCCAATGTACTCAACCTGCCAACGGATGGTATCTGCCTACCCTGAAAAATGGTGCCACATTGGTCTCTGTTGTTGGGAAAGGTAGGCAGTTGACTGATCGGCCCTGGTCAGAGGAAGGTTGGGCCATTGAGCCCATGCACAGCCTTTAtccctgctgctgcagctgctctGTGCATGAGCCCTTCCAGCAAGCCTCAGGGTAGCCGAGGAAGGGCTAGTTGACATTCACGGGATATCAGATTGTCCATATAATTATTAAATGCCTGCCTGCAGTGGACGTCTTGTGGTGGACATAGGTTCTGAGAAGTTCACACACGTGTTTCTCACTTTGACCCCTGATAGAGTTTGGATccttgtcctcacccaaatctcatgttgaaatgtgatacCCATCATTGGAGCTGTGAGACCTGCTgggtggtgggtggatcatgggggcagatccctcatgagcAGCTTGAGCCATCCTCTTGGTGACAAGTGAGCTCTCTCTCTGAGCTCACACGAAATCTGGTCGTTTAAAAGTCTGAGGTACCTCCCCCAACACCCTCCCTCCTGCTTCTGCTTTCATCATATGATGCGCCTGCTCccacttctccttctgccatatgattggaagcttcctgaggcctcacctcaggaagctgagcagatgctggtaccaTCCCtttgcagcctgcagaactgtgaaccaactgaacttcttttctttatgttacCAGTCTCAGGAATTCTTTGTAGCAGTGCAGGAACAGCCTAATACAAACCCCTTGACACTAATTTCCCAGTCTTATTCTCTTTAAGCCCATGGCCAGCTGGTCAACCCATGAGCCACTGCCCACAAGTTGATGTGAATCAGCACCCCAGGGCATGTCTTCTTCCATAGAAAGTGGATGGTGGATCATGCCACACAGTTTGCTCACTGGGAGGGTCTCCTTTCATTACTGGGTTTTGTGTGAGGCCACAGCACAGGATCTGCCTACTTGCTGCAGGGCTGGGGTACTGTGCAGGTCCACCCACGAACCTACACTTGCAAGAACTGGTTTCTACCAGACCCTAGTAGCAAGCCAAGAGCTGCTTTTAGAAAGGAGATTTTCCAACAGAAGAGGGGATAACCTAACTCAAATCTTCAGAGATTTGTGCAATGATTCTCCTATTAGAACTTGCCAGATGGGTCCCTACAGCTTCTCAGTATGATTCAGACTATTCTCGAGGTCTTAGGCCTCTAGGACAATGCAGGACAATGCAGAAGACTTGGCATTGTCCTGAATAAGGTGATTGCATAATTTATAATCCAAATCTGGATTTTGAAAGTGAAAGGAAGTGCTATTGATAATTCTGCCAGAACAACAGGTGTACCTGGGCCTTGGCAACGAAGCAACTCATCAAAGGCATATTGCCGTTGCTGCTTCATGAAGgcagtttcttatttttctttatggatgcactggaataaaatatttttcaaattgacAGCTGCAAACTGGTTGCATACCAGCTGATTTATTCTAGTAAAGGTAAATGTGTAATTGCACCTGCCATTGTCATCAACACCTCACTAAATCTGCGTGATTTACTGTTGCTTTCCAAGACCCATGTGGCTGTTGTACTTGCTAAACAGGTGAGTTAAATGAAGAGTGTGGCAGGAATCAtcactatattagtccattttcacactgctataaagaactacctgagactgggtaatttatgaagaaaaagatttaattgactcatagttccacaggcttaatgggatgcatgactgggaggcctcaggaaacttacaatcatggaggaaggtgaaggagaagcaaagaccttctttacatggtggcaggagagagagaaaaaaaaaagagagtgagagagagagaagggggaaatgccacacacttttaaaccatcagatctcgtgagagctcactgtcacaagaacagcaagggggaaatctgcccccataatccagtcacctcccaccaggaccctcctccaatttgacatgagatttgggtggggacacaaatccaaactgtATCAATCACCCAGGCACCAGGTCTTTAGTGGAGGCACTAATATTTGAAGTCTCCTTGGGATATGATACCACTTTTTCTtcttaacaactttattgaggtgtTATGGGCATATACCAAAGTGCGCATATCTAAAGTGTACAATTCTGTAAGTTTTGGCATATGAATACACCCATGAAATCATTACACAATCAAGTTAATGAACACATCCCTCACTCAAAAGTTGAGTCAGGCTCCTTTGTGATCTGTCACACCTGCCGTTCTTCACCCTTCCTGTCGTGCCCAGCAACCATGGATCTGCTCATTGACACCAGAGATTcgttttcattttctataaattaaatcata
Above is a window of Pongo pygmaeus isolate AG05252 chromosome 14, NHGRI_mPonPyg2-v2.0_pri, whole genome shotgun sequence DNA encoding:
- the TEX29 gene encoding testis-expressed protein 29 isoform X4 — translated: MTFVTTTSPGTNARSSGAASTRVSATRKRFPFKGGIDLGIEEPFPGSWGAQQEQRGQRHLSTHPRGSGASAISPRTPGVYIHVFSALIVIIAGAFVITIIYRVIQESRREKAIPMDVALPQKSSEKAEVASSSSKLGLKPPSPGPPSAGPSMKSDEDKDDVTVTITEAEETED
- the TEX29 gene encoding testis-expressed protein 29 isoform X2 — translated: MKGSSVDHEGSHRGHTKHYGTAHWMGVLGPFICPSAAAMKYVPEVKKSPPYLLKQFTVYIHVFSALIVIIAGAFVITIIYRVIQESRREKAIPMDVALPQKSSEKAEVASSSSKLGLKPPSPGPPSAGPSMKSDEDKDDVTVTITEAEETED
- the TEX29 gene encoding testis-expressed protein 29 isoform X1, producing the protein MKGSSVDHEGSHRGHTKHYGTAHWMGVLGPFICPSAAAMKYVPEVKKSPPYLLKQFTVCDVPLYDICDYNVSRDQCQEFGCCFYEGVCYKKAVPIYIHVFSALIVIIAGAFVITIIYRVIQESRREKAIPMDVALPQKSSEKAEVASSSSKLGLKPPSPGPPSAGPSMKSDEDKDDVTVTITEAEETED
- the TEX29 gene encoding testis-expressed protein 29 isoform X3; this encodes MKYVPEVKKSPPYLLKQFTVCDVPLYDICDYNVSRDQCQEFGCCFYEGVCYKKAVPIYIHVFSALIVIIAGAFVITIIYRVIQESRREKAIPMDVALPQKSSEKAEVASSSSKLGLKPPSPGPPSAGPSMKSDEDKDDVTVTITEAEETED